A part of uncultured Methanobrevibacter sp. genomic DNA contains:
- a CDS encoding tRNA-dihydrouridine synthase — protein MKDIFDECQFGDLKLNSRIVRTGTWETETEEGGFLSPAIYDRYEKIAGSGAGLIISEMFALDYKDRFASYSANLNYVGFVKDYKMITDICHNHDVPILGQLAFFYYDDGDNQKAEPNDLTIEGIRKLQSEVIMAAKKFSFAGFDGIQIDMGNNFYLARFINPYFNQREDQYGGNTENRVRVASEIIKVIKKTMDMHVSVRINPWDVRKDGMTAEESLKVAKELEKAGADSIQLTARTISYLYDGNEKNPFLVYVDKLIDEIDIPVILGGSLRDMKSMNDVLNNTEVELMSMSKPFVAQADFLADWKANGGGVSICQSCNNCYSKKTSTCFKHF, from the coding sequence ATGAAGGATATTTTTGATGAATGTCAATTTGGAGATTTAAAACTTAATAGTAGAATTGTCAGAACCGGAACTTGGGAAACTGAAACAGAAGAAGGGGGATTTCTTTCTCCGGCTATTTATGATAGGTATGAAAAAATTGCAGGTAGCGGTGCAGGTTTGATAATATCTGAAATGTTTGCGCTTGATTACAAAGACCGTTTCGCATCATACTCCGCAAATTTAAATTATGTGGGTTTTGTAAAAGATTATAAGATGATAACCGATATTTGCCATAATCATGATGTTCCTATTCTTGGACAATTGGCATTCTTTTACTATGATGATGGTGACAATCAAAAAGCTGAACCAAATGACCTGACAATTGAAGGAATTAGGAAATTGCAATCTGAAGTAATAATGGCGGCTAAAAAATTCTCGTTCGCAGGTTTTGATGGAATTCAAATCGACATGGGAAATAATTTTTATCTGGCACGTTTCATAAATCCTTATTTCAATCAAAGAGAAGACCAATATGGTGGAAATACTGAGAATCGCGTAAGGGTTGCATCAGAAATCATTAAAGTAATTAAAAAAACAATGGATATGCATGTGAGTGTTAGGATTAATCCGTGGGATGTTAGAAAAGATGGAATGACTGCTGAAGAAAGTCTGAAAGTTGCAAAGGAACTTGAAAAAGCGGGTGCAGATAGTATTCAATTGACTGCACGTACAATTTCTTATCTTTATGATGGGAATGAAAAAAATCCGTTTTTAGTTTATGTTGACAAATTAATTGATGAAATTGACATTCCTGTAATTTTAGGGGGATCTCTAAGGGACATGAAATCTATGAATGATGTTTTGAATAATACTGAAGTTGAGTTAATGTCAATGTCCAAGCCATTTGTGGCCCAGGCTGACTTTTTAGCCGATTGGAAAGCCAATGGTGGGGGAGTTTCAATTTGCCAAAGCTGCAATAACTGCTACTCTAAAAAAACCAGTACTTGCTTTAAACATTTTTAA